A region of the Chryseobacterium cucumeris genome:
TTTTAATCAGCCACACTGAAATCATTCCCACCAATACAGCACTTCCAATAATTCCGTACATATGGAAAGACTGCAGACGGAACATTTCCTGTATCCTGAACCAGCTGATCACTTCTGCTTTCACAAAAATAATCCCGAAAATAATTCCAGCGGCGAGGTATTTCAGATTGTGATACCATGGATGGTTAGCCGTACTTTCGTTTACACAAGTGGTATATATATTTTGTTCTTTTTCTTTGATCATAATGTAATTCTCTTTTTAAATTATACTTATAGGGAAAGGATGATAGGCAAAATAAGGTTAGCCATTAAAAAGCCACCGATCATAAAACAGACTGTTGCCACCAAAGAAGGCCACTGTAAGTTGGAAAGTCCCATGATTGCATGTCCGCTGGTGCATCCTCCTGCGTATCTTGTTCCGAAACCAACCAAAAACCCACCCACTACCATCATAATAAATCCTCTAAGGGTCAACAGGCTTTCGAAATTCATCAGTTGTAACGGGACCAGATTGTTGTAAGCTGTAATTCCGTAGCCCGCCAGCTCAGCTTTCAGATTGGGATTCACTGTTATTTCATTA
Encoded here:
- a CDS encoding DUF6691 family protein, whose protein sequence is MIKEKEQNIYTTCVNESTANHPWYHNLKYLAAGIIFGIIFVKAEVISWFRIQEMFRLQSFHMYGIIGSAVLVGMISVWLIKKFKIKTMYGEPITLAPKKFNKGQIYGGLIFGFGWAITGACPGPLFAQIGTGALAVSVTLLSAIAGTWVYGYFRDKLPH
- a CDS encoding YeeE/YedE family protein: MLEIIKEPWPWYIAGPLIGLTVPALLIMGNKSFGISSSLRHICAACVPANVNFFRYDWKKEAWNLFFVLGIFFGGLIAVHFLVNPNEITVNPNLKAELAGYGITAYNNLVPLQLMNFESLLTLRGFIMMVVGGFLVGFGTRYAGGCTSGHAIMGLSNLQWPSLVATVCFMIGGFLMANLILPIILSL